A portion of the Malassezia japonica chromosome 3, complete sequence genome contains these proteins:
- a CDS encoding NAD(P)H-hydrate epimerase (COG:G; EggNog:ENOG503NXDZ; BUSCO:EOG09264GQZ) produces MRFLTSAAAQQIDRDLMSEAGGFSIDQLMELAGLSCAEAVFHSYPPAQHKRILVACGPGNQGGDGLVAARHLHHFGYSPTIWYPKAKQAPLFDTQVSKETDVVLDSIFGFSFHGEPREPFRSALEAMIRAQKAQRAVPIVSVDIPSSWNVDEGPSTSELASSFQPNVLVSLTAPKMGVASFAGEKHWLGGRFVDPTVSAKYDLQLPAYPNTSQVVDITGAKPLDV; encoded by the exons ATGCGGTTTTTGACAAGCGCGGCTGCACAGCAGATTGACCGGGATCTGATGTCGGAAGCCGGAGGGTTTAGCATTGATCAGCTCATGGAGCTCGCCGGACTTTCGTGCGCAGAGGCTGTATTCCACAGCTACCCGCCTGCCCAACACAAGCGCATCTTGGTCGCCTGTGGCCCGGGCAACCAGGGCGGCGATGGTCTTGTAGCGGCGCGCCATCTGCACCACTTTGGGTACAGCCCTACAATCTGGTACCCCAAGGCAAAACAGGCCCCTCTATTTGAC ACGCAGGTAAGCAAGGAGACGGATGTCGTTCTCGACTCGATATTCGGGTTCTCTTTCCATGGtgagccgcgcgagccgtTCCGCTCTGCACTTGAAGCGATGATTCGCGCTCAAAAGGCACAGCGCGCTGTGCCGATTGTCTCGGTCGACATTCCATCTTCGTGGAACGTCGATGAAGGCCCATCTACATCCGAGCTGGCCTCTTCGTTCCAGCCCAATGTCCTTGTGTCACTCACCGCACCCAAAATGGGTGTCGCTTCGTTTGCAGGCGAGAAGCACTGGCTTGGCGGCCGCTTTGTTGACCCTACGGTATCAGCCAAATATGATTTACAGCTGCCTGCCTATCCTAATACGTCACAAGTAGTAGACATCACCGGAGCAAAACCGCTTGATGTGTAG
- a CDS encoding uncharacterized protein (EggNog:ENOG503NW5V; COG:Q), whose amino-acid sequence MGACGICCCVFGLLNAVLLYIYECIEVLISYFFSPLPPVPRPENKFGHVAVIGAGLSGISTASQLVAQGFQVTIFEAASESGGIWANVNSTSGLQINSMLYRFHPLVHWTYWYPHRDQVLQNIRKIWNVYGLKNRTRFNTRVTKVERHSSSTKLEGEEGHSRWVINGNQSEIFDGLVVTIGTCGKPKMLKLPGEEQFKGKIVHSSQLDNIDFEGKNVLIVGGGASGVEALELAVNKGANKPTILARSDKWVIPRNFVVDCLLSLQPFGREMPLSFVPEMFLKTFHYRELTEKMAPVQGFYTGTPIVNNKVLSLVREGKADYERGDVLKVKGDGIEWNARKRGQKKGEEGEMRFSEADIIVMAGGFERPSFDFLPDYLFPEGYSRPNMYLQVFPINDWSVVCTNSTFHDAVGTVGHFHIGVYARILSLFLNDPKTRPKPHDMRLWVDVIRFIKESAPGGQLEFFTYMELCLWFVLFLCSRFERLQYVFYVLNGYGFWVKDPKTDKPKFRLTLSNIFYRLRHGLVTQRADLVLNAANESKEEEKEE is encoded by the coding sequence ATGGGCGCTTGTGGCATCTGCTGCTGCGTTTTCGGTCTCCTCAATGCGGTCTTGCTCTATATTTATGAGTGCATTGAGGTGCTGATCTCGTATTTCTTCAGTCCCCTCCCCCCTGTTCCCCGTCCCGAGAACAAGTTTGGTCATGTGGCCGTGATCGGCGCTGGTCTTTCGGGCATTTCCACCGCTTCTCAACTGGTTGCGCAAGGTTTCCAGGTTACAATCTTTGAGGCCGCATCCGAGTCGGGTGGTATCTGGGCTAATGTGAATTCGACGAGTGGTCTTCAGATCAACTCGATGCTGTACCGCTTCCATCCTCTCGTGCACTGGACTTACTGGTATCCCCACCGTGACCAGGTGCTCCAGAACATCCGCAAGATTTGGAATGTTTATGGCCTCAAGAACCGTACCCGCTTCAACACTCGTGTCACCAAGGTCGAGCGTCATTCTTCTTCGACCAagctcgagggcgaggagggCCATTCGCGCTGGGTGATCAACGGAAATCAGTCCGAGATCTTTGATGGTCTTGTCGTGACGATTGGAACGTGCGGAAAGCCTAAGATGCTCAAGCTTCCGGGTGAAGAGCAGTTCAAGGGCAAGATTGTACACTCGAGCCAGCTGGACAACATCGACTTTGAGGGCAAGAACGTGCTCATTGTTGGTGGTGGTGCTAGTGGTGTCGAGGCTCTGGAGCTGGCTGTGAACAAGGGTGCCAACAAGCCGACCATCCTGGCTCGCAGTGACAAGTGGGTTATTCCGCGCAACTTTGTCGTTGATTGTCTGCTTTCTCTCCAGCCCTTTGGCCGTGAGATGCCATTGTCGTTCGTCCCTGAAATGTTCCTGAAGACGTTCCACTACCGCGAACTTACGGAGAAGATGGCTCCTGTCCAGGGCTTCTACACTGGTACGCCCATCGTCAACAACAAGGTCCtgtcgctcgtgcgcgaaGGCAAGGCTGATTACGAACGCGGTGACGTGCTAAAGGTCAAAGGCGATGGTATCGAGTGGAATGCTCGCAAGCGTGGTCAGAAGAAGGGCGAGGAAGGCGAGATGCGTTTCAGCGAGGCTGATATCATTGTCATGGCTGGTGGCTTCGAGCGTCCCTCGTTTGACTTCCTGCCCGACTATCTCTTCCCGGAGGGCTACTCTCGTCCTAACATGTACCTGCAGGTGTTCCCGATCAATGACTGGAGTGTTGTGTGCACCAACTCGACTTTCCACGACGCTGTTGGCACCGTCGGCCACTTCCACATTGGCGTATATGCCCGCATTCTTAGTCTGTTTTTGAACGACCCGAAGACACGCCCCAAGCCTCATGACATGCGCCTGTGGGTCGACGTGATTCGCTTCATCAAGGAGAGTGCACCGGGTGGCCAGCTCGAGTTCTTCACCTACATGGAACTGTGCCTTTGGTTCGTGTTATTCCTGTGCAGTCGCTTCGAGCGTCTTCAGTACGTCTTCTACGTTCTGAATGGCTATGGATTCTGGGTCAAGGACCCCAAGACGGACAAGCCCAAGTTCCGCCTCACGCTCAGCAACATCTTCTACCGCCTTCGCCATGGCCTGGTCACGCAACGTGCTGACCTCGTGCTGAATGCGGCCAATGAGTCGaaggaggaggagaaggaggaATAG
- a CDS encoding uncharacterized protein (EggNog:ENOG503NY9G; COG:S; TransMembrane:3 (i72-90o121-139i146-166o)), translated as MWWYYGKYYQSGALISPGATGDAPTATETTPLVGGQVEVAQSRLRKAWEQVCESVTVFFDQFTPLQFAMFKYMITLGFVIVTGVIAWYSVDESSILADHTALILKKSPEENPVVLRWDAQLLGWLSALLYIASRIPQIFKNCHTKCAGLSLALFVFAVGGNVTYVLRIAPTRPNPQMLHAFLRSRVKKRYGANSK; from the exons ATG TGGTGGTACTATGGAAAGTACTACCAAAGCGGTGCTCTTATCTCGCCGGGCGCAACTGGAGATGCCCCTACTGCGACTGAAACTACGCCACTGGTTGGCGGTCAAGTGGAAGTTGCTCAGAGCCGCCTGCGTAAGGCGTGGGAGCAGGTGTGCGAGTCAGTGACTGTTTTCTTCGACCAGTTCACCCCCCTCCAGTTTGCTATGTTCAAGTATATGATCACCCTTGGCTTTGTCATTGTTACGGGTGTGATTGCGTGGTACTCTGTGGACGAGTCCTCCATTCTGGCAGACCACACTGCGCTTATCTTGAAAAAGTCTCCGGAAGAGAACCCAGTTGTTCTGCGCTGGGACGCTCAGCTGCTGGGCTGGTTAAGCGCCTTGTTGTACATTGCATCGCGCATCCCCCAGATTTTCAAAAACTGCCACACCAAGTGTGCAGGCCTGAGTCTCGCGCTCTTCGTTTTCGCGGTCGGGGGCAACGTCACTTACGTTCTG AGAatcgcgccgacgcgtccgAACCCCCAAATGCTGCACGCGTTCCTCCGATCGCGCGTGAAAAAACGGTACGGCGCGAACAGCAAATGA
- a CDS encoding uncharacterized protein (EggNog:ENOG503NUS1; COG:S; TransMembrane:10 (i12-38o84-106i307-328o348-373i394-424o466-484i505-524o530-548i568-587o593-613i)): MPDVKAAAGTDATVFLYFLHMVRWSLTIIAALTCVVLIPVDLSYSLSHVKTNTQPDAQGNTTSQQNDQDYLLYVTMNQVSGPRLWAHVTLSYLATLIALTFIFLYYRKVIALRQDFFTSVQYQRSYYSRALMITDIPPQYQSDSGLREALTSAHIPYPLSEVQIGRSMNNLPELMHEQKETVMRLESCLNKVLRHKHAKRPLVRVGGHMENLMGGAKVDAIDYYTGELTSIQRDISEARSDKVEGEPMSYGFASFAAIAYAHTVAKALSKKRALGMRIKLASSPRDILWQNLVMSREQRRKNKTLGLVYYALLFCVNLIPLAVVALIANMNAFRDNLTFLRDWQARSQLSFAAVSGLLPPVISMLFALGLPIIMRQIAMYRGVRTRESRDAALCGQYFAFLILTHFLIFSLISVILDVAVILIVKVRRHEAASQILSELWKPLLERIAKRFQGLSGYWMTWIVLKGYMQLFELAQIYRLVVVWIHKHTALRTPRELFEIARPPFFLYWTYYAELLFLAAIGTVYAPLAPLVVAFVAAVFWMASVVYKYQFLYVYRTKSETGGRLWSIVINRLLVVIGCMQIIIAIVVGLYQSWVEAVSCIPPVLFVIAFRVYCHFKLEPKFMWYTPSAMDLARTKVHVHDADRQRLMRHMMNNLSDIYEGPVESSSVLTELDSEGVTSKENDIMLGDIKRDSVISLPFNPSSDANHEMVSDPYQAMIHRQYATTPNDTDNEFDFQPPAPFAKRPSSMMSYDSGFSALAKSDDVPPLRQGTYEYPMPQFVRQGSDNGPQFASDFYTQLPYPVSAYCVTSAAHG; encoded by the exons ATGCCAGATGTTaaggcggcggccgggACTGATGCGACTGTATTCCTATACTTTTTGCACATGGTCCGGTGGTCGCTCACTATTATTGCAGCGCTCACTTGTGTGGTGTTGATCCCTGTGGACTTGTCATACAGCCTGTCCCATGTCAAGACAAATACGCAGCCAGATGCACAGGGCAATACAACCTCCCAACAAAATGACCAGGACTATCTCTTGTATGTCACGATGAACCAGGTCAGCGGGCCGCGCTTGTGGGCACACGTCACCCTCAGCTACCTAGCCACACTGATCGCCTTGACCTTCATCTTTTTGTACTACAGAAAGGTgattgcgctgcgccaagATTTTTTTACTTCGGTCCAGTACCAGCGCAGCTACTACTCTCGTGCCCTGATGATCACAGATATCCCTCCCCAATACCAAAGTGACAGTGGTCTGCGCGAAGCGCTCACAAGCGCCCACATCCCTTATCCTCTCTCGGAAGTTCAGATCGGCCGCTCTATGAACAATCTCCCTGAGCTTATGCACGAGCAAAAAGAGACAGTCATGAGGCTAGAGTCGTGCCTGAACAAGGTCCTGCGGCACAAACACGCAAAACGGCCGCTGGTTCGTGTGGGCGGGCACATGGAGAATCTCATGGGCGGCGCCAAAGTGGATGCAATCGACTACTACACAGGTGAACTCACAAGCATTCAGCGGGATATCAGCGAGGCACGTTCGGACAAGGTCGAGGGTGAGCCCATGTCGTACGGGTTTGCTTCCTTTGCTGCCATTGCCTACGCACACACGGTGGCCAAGGCACTAAGCAAAAAGCGGGCGCTAGGCATGCGGATCAAGCTTGCTTCATCTCCACGCGACATCCTTTGGCAGAACCTTGTCATGTCGCGGGAGCAACGCCGGAAGAACAAAACACTGGGTCTTGTGTACTACGCCCTTCTATTTTGTGTCAACCTTATTCCCCTCGCTGTCGTTGCATTGATCGCAAACATGAACGCGTTTCGCGATAATCTCACATTCCTTCGCGACTGGCAAGCTAGGAGCCAGCTGTCGTTTGCTGCTGTATCAGGTCTGCTCCCACCCGTTATCTCTATGCTCTTTGCATTGGGCCTGCCCATTATTATGCGGCAGATTGCAATGtaccgcggcgtgcgtacgCGTGAGTCGCGCGATGCAGCGCTCTGTGGCCAGTATTTTGCCTTTCTTATCCTGACACACTTTTTGATCTTTTCATTAATCAGTGTGATTTTGGACGTGGCAGTGATTCTTATCGTCAAGGTACGCAGACACGAGGCGGCATCCCAAATTCTATCGGAGCTGTGGAAGCCACTGCTTGAACGTATCGCAAAGCGGTTCCAGGGCTTGTCCGGGTACTGGATGACGTGGATTGTCCTGAAAGGGTATATGCAGCTCTTCGAGCTGGCACAGATTTACCGCCTCGTTGTGGTCTGGATTCACAAACACACCGCACTTCGTACGCCGCGTGAGCTTTTCGAGATTGCACGGCCGCCTTTCTTCTTGTACTGGACGTACTATGCCGAGCTGCTATTCCTTGCCGCCATCGGCACTGTCTATGCACCGCTTGCACCGCTTGTCGTCGCATTTGTTGCGGCTGTATTTTGGATGGCATCGGTCGTATACAAGTACCAGTTCCTCTATGTGTACAGGACGAAAAGCGAAACCGGCGGTCGGTTGTGGAGTATCGTCATCAATCGCCTGCTCGTGGTGATTGGGTGCATGCAAATCATTATTGCGATTGTTGTCGGGCTGTACCAATCCTGGGTCGAGGCCGTGTCTTGTATCCCGCCTGTGCTATTCGTAATCGCGTTCCGTGTTTATTGCCACTTTAAGCTTGAGCCCAAGTTCATGTGGTACACCCCGTCGGCGATGGACTTGGCCAGGACTAAGGTGCAtgtgcacgacgccgaccgGCAGAGGCTGATGCGCCA CATGATGAACAATCTGTCAGACATCTACGAAGGACCGGTTGAAAGCAGCTCGGTGCTAACTGAACTGGACAGCGAAGGTGTCACTTCGAAAGAAAATGATATCATGCTGGGTGACATCAAACGTGATTCTGTCATCTCGTTGCCGTTCAACCCATCCAGTGACGCGAATCATGAGATGGTTAGTGACCCGTACCAGGCCATGATACACCGTCAATATGCAACGACACCTAATGATACTGACAATGAATTTGACTTCCAGCCACCGGCTCCCTTTGCCAAGCGCCCCTCCAGTATGATGAGTTATGATTCTGGCTTTTCCGCACTTGCAAAGAGCGACGATGTCCCTCCCCTACGCCAAGGCACTTATGAGTATCCTATGCCACAATTCGTGCGCCAGGGATCGGACAATGGGCCACAGTTTGCGTCTGATTT CTATACCCAGCTCCCTTATCCCGTCTCGGCCTACTGTGTCACCTCTGCCGCCCACGGCTAG